A single Fusarium oxysporum Fo47 chromosome IV, complete sequence DNA region contains:
- a CDS encoding glycosyl hydrolase family 61-domain-containing protein produces the protein MSFKVAATLAGAFASVALAHGTVTGIKVDGTYQPGYDLSSYYKAQQGGEIPSIAAWSAENLDNGFVPPSDYGTSDIACHKKAAPGTSSLSVKAGGTVEFQWSAWPESHIGPVLTYVAKCAGKCTSADPATLKWVKIDAAGLDGTWAAADLIKNNNTWTTTVPETLAAGSYVFRHEIIALHGAGSKDGAQNYPQCFNIDITGSGTDNPEGTLTTELYTDSEPGILFDPYKGSTTYEIPGPALYGSASGTKPVVPDTPSNGTISTPAPAAPTPVAPTPVTPTSLVTSVAAAATQAAEVPSTEVPSTEAPVAEEQDTEDGALPKTFTLDTFIDWLRSKNGGSKKARRHARQF, from the coding sequence ATGTCTTTCAAGGTTGCTGCTACTCTCGCTGGCGCTTTCGCCTCCGTCGCCCTCGCCCACGGCACTGTCACCGGTATCAAGGTCGACGGAACCTACCAACCCGGTTACGACCTCAGCTCTTACTACAAGGCTCAGCAGGGCGGCGAGATCCCCTCCATTGCTGCTTGGTCCGCTGAGAACCTCGACAACGGCTTCGTTCCCCCTTCCGACTATGGCACCTCCGACATTGCCTGCCACAAGAAGGCTGCTCCCGGTACCAGCTCTCTCTCCGTCAAGGCTGGTGGTACCGTTGAGTTCCAGTGGTCTGCCTGGCCCGAGTCTCACATCGGTCCTGTTCTGACCTACGTTGCCAAGTGCGCTGGAAAGTGCACTTCCGCTGACCCTGCTACTCTCAAGTGGGTCAAGATCGATGCTGCTGGTCTGGATGGAACCTGGGCTGCTGCCGATctgatcaagaacaacaacaccTGGACTACCACTGTCCCTGAGACTCTTGCTGCGGGTAGCTACGTCTTCCGTCATGAGATCATCGCTCTCCACGGTGCTGGTTCCAAGGACGGTGCTCAGAACTACCCTCAGTGCTTCAACATTGACATCACTGGTTCTGGAACCGATAACCCTGAGGGTACCTTGACCACCGAGCTCTACACCGACTCTGAGCCCGGTATTCTCTTCGACCCTTACAAGGGTTCCACCACCTATGAGATCCCTGGACCTGCTCTGTACGGTTCTGCTTCTGGCACCAAGCCCGTTGTCCCCGACACTCCCTCCAACGGAACCATCTCGactcctgctcctgctgcCCCTACCCCCGTCGCTCCCACTCCTGTCACTCCCACCAGCCTTGTGACCTCtgtcgctgctgctgctacaCAGGCCGCCGAGGTCCCTTCCACTGAGGTCCCTTCCACTGAGGCCCCTGTCGCTGAGGAGCAGGATACTGAGGATGGTGCTCTCCCTAAGACCTTCACTCTTGACACCTTCATTGACTGGCTCCGCTCCAAGAACGGTGGCTCCAAGAAGGCTCGCCGCCACGCCCGCCAGTTCTAA